In the genome of uncultured Trichococcus sp., the window CTTTGGCTGGAGAAAGCCAAAAAGTTAGCGATTTCATCAATTGTGTAAGTCGAGTAAAGCAACAAATTCTCAGCCATCTTCAATTTTTCTTCGACAACAAATTCATGGATAGTCATTCCTGTTTCCTTTTTAAAAATTGTCGATAGATACGCTGGGGTTGTATTCAATTCTCTGGCTATTTCTTCAGCCACAATTTTCTCATGCATTTTTTTCAGGATGAGATTTTTTGTCCGAAAAACGAGAGGATTTTCTACTTTTATTTCTTTTATCTCTGATACCAACTTCGTAAAGTAAATTTCAGCTCCACGTACAATATTATATACTTCATTTTGCGTTTTCGCTTCATCTACTTTCAAAATATAGCTGTCGCTTAAGAGAAAAGCCTGCTCTGAATGGACGCCACCTTCAATAGCCGATCTTGTGGAAATCGCCAACACGACGATACCTAAATTTTTTATTGACCGCAGTTCATCTTTTGATAAAGTTGCTAATCTGCCCGCATAGCTCTCTTGGAAGCTAAGCATCAACTTATCATGATTGCCTTCCCGGATACTGGCTTGTTCGCGTTGTTCCTGATCATAAGGATTATGCAGTTCACCCATCTCTTGATATTGAAAAGCCGTTTCGCCAAGTTTCTTGGAAATTTCTGCTTGAATGGAAGATTCAGCCATGGATGAAGAAAAGATATCAAATATGGAAAGTTTTTTATCATACAGATAATCATAAAGAAGGGATACCGCCTCACAAATCGTTTCCAAATCAGCATATGAATGTCTTTGTATCATCTGATCGGCATGAGGAACCTTCACTCTTCCAAAAACAAGATAGCAGGATAGCTCCTCAACATAAAGAACTGCCGTAAATAGTGAATCTTTGTCGGAAAAAGCTACAGGAAAATTCTTTTTATTCAGCTCGTCATACATTTCCAGCGCATGACTATCTTCTTCCAAAGAACTAGGGATTGCGTTAAAATCGCCAAACACATGTCTCAGTCTGTGGTTATTATCGTACTCACGAATCGGTA includes:
- a CDS encoding AraC family transcriptional regulator; this encodes MDYQSMCEHLARIIKVPIREYDNNHRLRHVFGDFNAIPSSLEEDSHALEMYDELNKKNFPVAFSDKDSLFTAVLYVEELSCYLVFGRVKVPHADQMIQRHSYADLETICEAVSLLYDYLYDKKLSIFDIFSSSMAESSIQAEISKKLGETAFQYQEMGELHNPYDQEQREQASIREGNHDKLMLSFQESYAGRLATLSKDELRSIKNLGIVVLAISTRSAIEGGVHSEQAFLLSDSYILKVDEAKTQNEVYNIVRGAEIYFTKLVSEIKEIKVENPLVFRTKNLILKKMHEKIVAEEIARELNTTPAYLSTIFKKETGMTIHEFVVEEKLKMAENLLLYSTYTIDEIANFLAFSSQSHFGNVFKRKYQITPNRFRLKHGIKKGQNEH